The nucleotide window ACGCCCGACCCACTTGCGGCCTGGGTGCCGAAGCTCAGAGCGCCCGGTCCAAGAACGTCGGGTTTCCCGCGGAGCGTGAGGCCGGTCCCGCCGCCCACCAGCGTACCGGGGAGATCGGCCCCAACCGTGATTGCTCCCAGAGCATCTCCGGGAGTGCCCACGCCCGCGGTCGGGCTGGTGAAGCTCCGGAACACCACCTTGGGGGCGCTGGCTGCGATGCCGACGGTGTCGATCGCGATTCGCGGGTAGATTTCCACCTCGCGCCGCAGCACCGGCAGCAGGGCGTCCGGCGCCCCTGGGGACTCCACCGCCAGCGCGTACCGGCCTGGGGTTGCGACGGTGAACTCCAGCATTTGCTCGAACACCAGCAACGTCGGGGTGCGGTAGATCAACTGCGGGACGTTAACCGAGCGGGCCTCTTCGGCCAACTCGTCGCTGGACTGCTTGGCGCCGGTCGGATCGATCTGACGCAACAGCCGGAGTGTGAGCGGCTGAGCGGGTGTGTCGGCGTCGGGGAAGTTCGGGTTGGCCGCCTCGCGCCACTGAACGACGATCCGCAGCTTCGCGCCGGCCAACAGTTCGGGGGTGACGGTGCCGGTTGCCGCACGCGTTCCCAGGAAGTTGAGGGTCGACGACCAGGAGTCGGCGGGGAGCTTCGATTTCGGCGGCGCGAACTCCATCAGCCCGTCGCGGTTGGCGTCCAGGAACGGCCCGCCCCACACCGCGGCGCCGGACGCGCTCGCCGCCTGTACCCAGACGTGCTGCGGGGGTTTCGCGGGGATGCCCTTTACCACCCGGTGCGCCGGCCCGGTCGCCCGCGCGTCGATGGTCCGCGCGAACTCGTTGATGGAATCCAGGGGGTAGCCGGATTCCCACACCAGCGTGTTCACGATCACCTGCGCACCGGCCAACGTGCGGGTGATCTCGTTCTGGTAGGTAGTTAAGCGCCCGGACAGCGTTGTCAGTTCTCGCTCGCGCGCCATGACCGCATCCAGATCGGCCTTGGCCTTTTTCCGCTGCGCGACCGCCACCTCGTTGTCGGTCAGGTCCGCGAACGCCGTCTTGTACGCAGCAATCGCCCGGTCGCGATCGTCCTCGAACGCCGAGAGGCGGGACGAGAGTTCCGCCAGCCGGCTCTGGAGGGCCTCGGTGTATTCGAGTTCGCCGCGGGTCAACTTCAGGACGGTGTTCAGGTGGAAGTAGCACCCGGGATCAATTCGGACGAGAACCAGTTCGGCGTCCGGAGCGGCGGCGGCGAGCGCCTTCGCGGCCGGAACGCCGGCCCCGACTCGCGCGGGGTCGGACTTGAAGGGGATCAGGTCCGGAGCGAGTTCCGTCGTCAGATCGAGCACCTTCGTGCGCCGGGGCAGTTCGCTGCCGATCAACTGTGCGGCGCCGGTGAAGTCGGACCCGATCAGCACCACCTTGACGCCGGCACCCGTGTACCCACGCTTGTGCAGCTCATCCAGGCGCGACGATTTGAGGGCGTCCGCGACGGCTTCGGCTTTCTCCCCGGTGCCGGTCGTGACCGTTTCTGTCCCCTGCCGCGGTAGCCGCAGGCCGACAACTCCGGGCTCCTGGGCGAGCAACTCGACGAATTCCGCTCGCGGCAACCGGACGTGAACGATGTTCCCGATCACCCCGTCCACCGAGGCGCCGGCGTACCGGCCGCGGAGAGCAATTTTGAAGGTTTGCAGGTCCTCGATGCGCTCCCGGAAGATCACCTCGACGCGCAATTGAGCGCCCCTGGTCCCGGGGGCCAACAGGGCGGCCCGCAGGTCGGCCGAGTACTTGAGCTGGGCGGGCAGCACCGCCGGCGGGGCGAGGGGGGCGGCGAACTCCGTGTGCGGGAGCACTTCGGCCCACCGGATCGGGTTGCGGTCGCTGAGGGGGGCGGGCAACTGCGCGACGCGGGTGCGGGGAGCGAACCACCCGTTCGGCTCGTACCGCAGATCCTTCACCAGCACGTCTACACTCTTGCTCGGGAGCGCCCCGCGGACCAGCGTGTAACCGCGGGTGTCGTAGCCGAGCGACTCGACGAAGCCGAGCTGCGCGAGGTGCTCGACCGTCTGGCGGTGCAGTTGCTGCTGCGTGCCGGGCAGGTAGCCGCCGCGCAGCCCGAGCTTCACCGCCACCGGCTTGTCGGCGTCGGGGCGCACAAAGTCGGCCGGCTCGAACAGGACGTTCTGCACCCGCGGGCTGTCCAAAACGCTCAGCGCCTTCGCCCCCGCGATGGTGCCGGTCATGCGCTCCGCCGTCGGCTCGAAGATCTCGAGGTCGTAGTCGGGGTCGTTCTTGCGGGCGTCGTCGAACCCGAGTTTGGCGAGGAACTTCTGAAGGTCCGTGTACTGACGCACCCGCTCGTCGCGGTCGGCCCGGATGCGGTACCGAATTTCGATCTTCACCTTTTCGGGCCGGGGCGGTTCGTTGACCTGTGCCGGCGCGGGGCTCGCGAGCGCCATCAGCGCCGCGGAGATCAGGGTGAGTCGTGCGGGTGCGTGCGGCATGGTGCGACCTAATCCGGGCGCGAGCGTGTCAGCCTTCATCGTGACCGGCGGAACGGGAGTTGCCAAGCGGCAGACGGGAACAAAACCGCGCGGGGCGAGCGAAGAACCCGAAGAAGTGAGTCGATCCGCAGATTGACACCGCTTGGAAGAACGGGAACGCGCTGCTCAGGTCTTCCAAGTCGTGTTAATCTGCGCGATCTGCGGATCTGGCTCTGCCTTTTCTAGCTCACTTGACGGTTGCAGGGGTGAGCTTTCCCAGGTTCGCGAACAGGGTGACCAGAGACGCCATGAGCTTCTTGAAGTCCCCCTCGTGCAGGCTCTCGTTGGGGGCGTGGGCGTTGCTCGCCGGGTCTTCGATGCCCATCAGCAGCGCGGGGGCGCCGCCGAACAGGTCCGACAGCGGGCCGACGAACCCGATGGACCCGCCGCACCCCACCGCGACCGGGTCGCGGTCGAAGCCGGTCCGCATCGCCGCGAGGGCGGCCTCGAACGCCGGACCGTTCGGGTCCGTCATCCACCAGTCCACCGGCGGGCCGGCCGGCGTCACGGTGACCTCGCACCCCCACGGCGGGTTGGCCTTCAGGAACGCGGTCAGCTTCTCCAGCACCTGTTCGGGCTTCTGATCGGGCACGATGCGGACGCTCACGAGGGCCGACGCCTTGGGGAGCACCTGGTTGGACGCGCCCTTGATCGAACTCGCCTCCTGCGCGATCACGGTGACCGCCGGGCGGCGCCAACACTGCGCGTACTCGGAGTACCCGGACTCCATCGCGAACCGCGCCCCGGGCACCATCCCGATCGAGCTGCGGATCTTCTCCAGATCGGAAGGCAGCTTGTCGAACGCGACGCGCTCCTTGTCGGAGAGCGCCCGGACTTGGTCGTAGAATCCCGGGATCGGGTACGGCCCGCCCTCGTTGTAAAGCCGACCCAGGATCGCGTTGAGCGCGATGGTCGCGTCGGGCAGGCTCCCGCCGCCCATCCCGCTGTGGACCGGGATCTTCGCGGTGGTCACATCGACCCGCACCGCCACGATGCCGCGCAGTGAGTAGGTGATGCTCGGGGTGCCGACCTCGACGTTCTCGGTGTCGCACACCACGATCACGTCGGACTTGAGCCGGTCGCGGTGCGTCTCGAAGAACTTCAGGAGGTTCTTCGACCCGACCTCTTCTTCGCCCTCCACGAGCATCTTGATGTTGACCGGGAGCTAGTTGCCGGTCTTCCGGTACGCCGCCACGGCGGCGAGTTGGGCCGAGATCGCGCCCTTGTCATCGGCGGAGCCGCGGGCGTAGAGGCGGCCGTCGCGGCGGGTGAGCTTCCACGGGTCGCTGAGCCACTGCTCGATGAAATTGACGGGCTGCACGTCGTGGTGCGCGTACAGGAACACCGTGGGTTTGCCGGGCGCTTCGAGCCACTCGCCGTAGGCGTAGGGGAGCGAGTGCCCGACGCGGAGCACGTCCACGTTGTGCAGCCCGGCGTGGCGCATCTGGTCGCAGGTGAGCTTGGCGGTGCGCTCGATCTCGGCCCCGTGCTCGCCGTCGGTGCTGATGCTCTGGATCGCGACCAGCTCGGCCAGCCCCTGAACGATCTCCTCGTGGTTCTTGTTGAGCCAGTCGAGTGCTGCGGCTTGCATCGTGGGTCGCTCCGTGGGTGCTCGTGGGCGGTGGTGGTGCAATCACTGTACCGGGCACCCGGGTCGCGGTAAACCCGCGCGGCTATGCTAACCGGGACTCTCCCGTCCGTTCTTTGCGAGGCGTAACGTTATGTCTGATTCCCCCACGACGCTGGCGAACGAAGTGCGGTTCCGCGCGAAGTTCCTGAAGGTCGCGTTCCTGGTCAACATCGTGCTGTTCGTGCTGCTGATCGGGGCCGGCACGGCGCTGGTCACCGCCGTGGCGCGGGCGACCGGCGCCAGTACCCCCGCCAGCGACGAAAAGGACATCCGGGCGGTGCTGGAGGCGCAGGCGGTCGCGTGGAACAAGGGCGACCTGGACGGCTTCATGGCCGGCTACTGGAACGACGAGAAGCTGACCTTCATCTCCGGCGGCGACATCACCGGCGGGTGGAAGAAGACCAAGGAGCGGTACGAGAAGCGGTATCAGGCCGAAGGCAAGGAGATGGGGAAGCTGACCTTCTCGGAACTTCACGTCGAGGCGTTCAGCCCGAACGCGGCGATGGTGCGGGGGAAGTTCGAGCTGGTGTTCGAGAAAGAAAAGGATGAGAAAAAGAAAACCGCGAGCGGTCGGTTCACGGTCCTCTTGCGGAAGCTGCCCGACGGGTGGAAAATCGTTCACGACCACACATCCGCCGACGAGAAGAAGTGAGCCCGAAGGGGCATTCTCACCGCGCCTGGAGCTGGTTTGCGTTACTCGGCCTGGCTGAACCGCGGCACACTGCTGGGGCTGGTGGTGGGCGCCCTGTTCACAGCTTGGGGAATCAAAACCGGCTTTAGTTTCTCCCGCCAGGATCTCGGTGACGGGAATAAGGATGTGGCACTCTGGCACTGCGCCAAACTGTCCAAAGCAATAGACCGTTACGTGGAGCACCCTTCGAATTCTGCACAAGCGCGTCCTCCGACCTTGAGTGCTCTGGACCGCCCACCCTGGGGCGGTCCGTCCCTCCTTCCGAACGGTCAACGTGATCTGATTGACCCGTGGGGGAATGAGTATTCCATGCAAACTCGAACACGTGCCGATGGTCGGACGTATTCCCTCATCTTGACTATTGCACCCGACGGGACCGTGATAAGCCAGTACGGGAGTAAACTGAAATCGATGCTTCCCCAAGTAGTTTGCGGCTTTGCAAAGAGAGCACACATGAAGCGGGTTGGTGCGGTTGAGCGGCAAACACTTCTGGCGCTGGTGCTGGCGATCCCGATCGCTCTGCTCGTCGTCGTGACGTTTTCTCCGTTTCGGACCACCCCGGCCGACGAGGTCGAACCGGAGCCGGTGGCACCCAAACCGAAATCGAAGCAAGTGACCCCGAAGGGGAAGGGCGGACCGAACGCGAAAGCGGATCCGGCGTCCGCAGCCGTGCCGCCGCCGCGCGAGGTCGGTGAAGTGGCCAAACGGGAGCAGCAACTCGAACAGGCGCAGGTTGGTTGCAAGCGCATTTCGGACGCCGTCACCGCCTACGCCATGAGCCCCGCGAACCCGGGCGCGTCGGACGAGGACCGCTGGCCCATCGAACCCGGGCACCTCATTACC belongs to Gemmata obscuriglobus and includes:
- a CDS encoding YybH family protein — its product is MSDSPTTLANEVRFRAKFLKVAFLVNIVLFVLLIGAGTALVTAVARATGASTPASDEKDIRAVLEAQAVAWNKGDLDGFMAGYWNDEKLTFISGGDITGGWKKTKERYEKRYQAEGKEMGKLTFSELHVEAFSPNAAMVRGKFELVFEKEKDEKKKTASGRFTVLLRKLPDGWKIVHDHTSADEKK